Proteins encoded by one window of Musa acuminata AAA Group cultivar baxijiao chromosome BXJ2-9, Cavendish_Baxijiao_AAA, whole genome shotgun sequence:
- the LOC135623448 gene encoding uncharacterized protein LOC135623448 isoform X2, which translates to MSTLNSIFNRASFGTRCKTCLNLAISRIKLLRNKRELQLKHMRKEISQYIQTGQEAIARIRVENIIREQNILAAYEIIELFCEFVLARVLILETQRACPVELQEAVASIIFASPRCSDLPELLHIRNLFSTKYELKVKVLKAIAQEHNLEWDSSDTESELNKKHEDLLDGLNHMELQAPVIESSTNPSPRDVEYLFHLIKEKPDQLSQSPAPSINSPSLLTNKTSSTVADKQDAATSETEAPSVIHRSCSSRSSSDVLEKARAAIASADRASAVARTAAELVKVKLPHQSGNFSQCN; encoded by the exons ATGTCCACCTTGAATTCCATCTTCAATCGAGCCTCCTTCGGGACGAGATG CAAGACCTGCTTGAATCTGGCTATATCACGAATTAAATTACTTCGAAATAAGAGAGAGTTGCAGCTCAAACATATGCGCAAGGAAATATCTCAGTATATTCAGACTGGTCAGGAAGCCATTGCTCGAATTAGA GTGGAGAATATCATCCGTGAACAAAATATCCTGGCTGCCTATGAGATTATAGAACTATTCTGTGAATTTGTTCTTGCACGTGTTCTGATTCTCGAAACCCAGAG GGCTTGCCCAGTAGAATTGCAGGAGGCTGTTGCCAGTATCATCTTTGCTTCTCCAAGATGTTCTGATTTGCCAGAGTTGCTCCATATCCGAAACTTATTTTCTACAAAATATG AGTTAAAGGTAAAGGTTTTAAAAGCAATTGCACAAGAGCACAATCTAGAGTGGGACTCATCAGACACTGAATCAGAATTAAATAAAAAACATGAAGACTTGCTG GATGGGTTGAATCATATGGAGTTGCAGGCACCTGTAATTGAGAGCTCCACTAATCCTTCACCCAGGGATGTGGAGTATTTGTTTCATCTGATAAAAGAGAAGCCAGATCAACTGTCACAATCTCCTGCCCCTTCGATTAATAGCCCTTCCTTGCTCACGAACAAAACTTCTTCAACTGTTGCTGACAAACAAGATGCAGCAACTAGTGAAACCGAAGCACCATCTGTTATCCACAGATCATGTTCAAGTCGAAGTTCATCTGATGTCTTGGAGAAAGCACGAGCTGCTATTGCTTCGGCCGATCGTGCATCTGCTGTTGCACGCACTGCTGCTGAGCTTGTGAAGGTCAAACTGCCTCACCAATCTGGCAATTTCAGCCAGTGCAATTAG
- the LOC135623448 gene encoding uncharacterized protein LOC135623448 isoform X1: MGWSFSCGDVHLEFHLQSSLLRDEMEGHLLNLLSWLCPNICSKTCLNLAISRIKLLRNKRELQLKHMRKEISQYIQTGQEAIARIRVENIIREQNILAAYEIIELFCEFVLARVLILETQRACPVELQEAVASIIFASPRCSDLPELLHIRNLFSTKYELKVKVLKAIAQEHNLEWDSSDTESELNKKHEDLLDGLNHMELQAPVIESSTNPSPRDVEYLFHLIKEKPDQLSQSPAPSINSPSLLTNKTSSTVADKQDAATSETEAPSVIHRSCSSRSSSDVLEKARAAIASADRASAVARTAAELVKVKLPHQSGNFSQCN, encoded by the exons ATGGGTTGGTCTTTCTCGTGCGGTGATGTCCACCTTGAATTCCATCTTCAATCGAGCCTCCTTCGGGACGAGATG GAGGGACATTTACTGAACTTGTTGTCATGGCTATGTCCGAATATCTGCAGCAAGACCTGCTTGAATCTGGCTATATCACGAATTAAATTACTTCGAAATAAGAGAGAGTTGCAGCTCAAACATATGCGCAAGGAAATATCTCAGTATATTCAGACTGGTCAGGAAGCCATTGCTCGAATTAGA GTGGAGAATATCATCCGTGAACAAAATATCCTGGCTGCCTATGAGATTATAGAACTATTCTGTGAATTTGTTCTTGCACGTGTTCTGATTCTCGAAACCCAGAG GGCTTGCCCAGTAGAATTGCAGGAGGCTGTTGCCAGTATCATCTTTGCTTCTCCAAGATGTTCTGATTTGCCAGAGTTGCTCCATATCCGAAACTTATTTTCTACAAAATATG AGTTAAAGGTAAAGGTTTTAAAAGCAATTGCACAAGAGCACAATCTAGAGTGGGACTCATCAGACACTGAATCAGAATTAAATAAAAAACATGAAGACTTGCTG GATGGGTTGAATCATATGGAGTTGCAGGCACCTGTAATTGAGAGCTCCACTAATCCTTCACCCAGGGATGTGGAGTATTTGTTTCATCTGATAAAAGAGAAGCCAGATCAACTGTCACAATCTCCTGCCCCTTCGATTAATAGCCCTTCCTTGCTCACGAACAAAACTTCTTCAACTGTTGCTGACAAACAAGATGCAGCAACTAGTGAAACCGAAGCACCATCTGTTATCCACAGATCATGTTCAAGTCGAAGTTCATCTGATGTCTTGGAGAAAGCACGAGCTGCTATTGCTTCGGCCGATCGTGCATCTGCTGTTGCACGCACTGCTGCTGAGCTTGTGAAGGTCAAACTGCCTCACCAATCTGGCAATTTCAGCCAGTGCAATTAG